In Sorghum bicolor cultivar BTx623 chromosome 8, Sorghum_bicolor_NCBIv3, whole genome shotgun sequence, one genomic interval encodes:
- the LOC110437539 gene encoding uncharacterized protein LOC110437539: MAEPTTADLLKELKTMSHELTSLKADMAATKDKASTADSSDTWHREGFRDLNLPPWPKKWDFPRYDGTPDPLLFLNKFEAYFRHHCTMAEERMGMASYHLDDAVQTWYTQLLEDEGAPTWGRFKELLNLRFGPPLRSAPLFELAECRRTGTVEEYSNCFQALLPRAGRLDESQRVQLFTGGLLPPLSHAVRIHHPETLSAAMGLAGQVELMERDRLPPPTARAPPRGLLPAPAPRAALPAPAPQLALLAPPAAAPPGRDAANPRCLTPEEMAERRHLGLCFNCNEKYTRGHNRFCRRLFFLDGVEIDDVAPTDDAAAAAEDVEAPVFSLDAVAGVPIADTIKLPVNVGDADLLALLDGGSTHSFIGEEAARRAGLPIQSSPRISAVVANGERVACPGVIRNAAFTIHGATFHTDLFVMPLAGFDVVLGTRWLGTMGPIVWDFASRLMAFQRDGHHFAWTGVASPSTAHLRTLAAASGALQDELLVAYEDVFGEPTGLPPPRGRDHAIILKSGSAPVAVRPYRYPAAHKDELERQCATMIVQGVVRRSDSPFSSPVLLVKKADGSWRFCVDYHALNALSVKDAFPIPVVDELHGARFFTKLDLRSGYHQVRMRPEDVHKTAFRTHDGLYEFLVMPFRRCNAPATFQVLMNNVLRPLLRRFVLVFFDDILIYSESWTDHLRHMQTILSVLRQHQLFVKRSKCTFGAPSVSYLGHVISEAGVAMDPAKVQAIHEWPVPRSARAVRSFLVLAGYYRKFVHNYGALAAPLTALTKKDGLSWTADAAAAFDALKAAVTAAPVLAMPDFTKPFTVQCDASTSGFGAVLVLEGHPLAFFSRPVAPRHRALAAYERELIGLVHAVRHWRPYLWSRRFVVKTDHYSLKYLLDQRLATIPQHHWVGKLLGFDFAVEYKSGAANVVADDLSWHDTEEGTVLALSAPPFDFIGKLHAAQRQDPAFTALHDEVSAGTRTGP, from the coding sequence ATGGCTGAACCTACCACTGCCGACCTCTTGAAGGAGCTCAAGACCATGTCCCACGAACTCACATCCTTGAAGGCCGATATGGCGGCCACGAAGGACAaagcctcgacggccgacagcTCTGACACATGGCATCGTGAGGGGTTTCGTGACCTCAACCTCCCTCCCTGGCCCAAGAAGTGGGATTTTCCCCGCTACGACGGCACCCCCGATCCGCTCCTCTTCCTCAACAAATTCGAGGCGTACTTCCGCCACCACTGCACCATGGCTGAAGAGCGCATGGGCATGGCGTCTTACCACCTGGACGATGCCGTGCAGACCTGGTACACGCAGCTGCTTGAAGATGAGGGTGCTCCGACGTGGGGACGTTTCAAGGAACTCCTGAACCTACGTTTCGGACCACCCCTGCGTTCGGCCCCGCTCTTCGAACTTGCGGAGTGCAGGCGCACGGGAACGGTGGAGGAGTACTCCAACTGTTTCCAGGCCCTCCTGCCACGTGCTGGCCGTCTCGACGAATCCCAGCGAGTCCAGCTTTTCACGGGTGGTCTTCTGCCGCCTCTCAGCCACGCCGTCCGTATTCACCATCCGGAGACGCTGTCCGCCGCGATGGGCCTGGCAGGCCAGGTGGAGCTGATGGAGCGCGATCGGCTGCCGCCACCAACAGCACGAGCCCCGCCGCGTGGGCTGTTACCGGCACCGGCGCCACGGGCCGCgctgcccgcgcccgcgccgcagCTGGCCTTGCTGGCTCcaccagcggctgcaccaccgggTCGCGACGCAGCCAACCCCCGGTGTCTGACACCGGAAGAGATGGCGGAACGACGTCACCTAGGTTTGTGCTTCAATTGTAACGAAAAATACACCCGTGGCCACAACAGGTTTTGCCGTCGCCTCTTCTTCCTTGACGGGGTGGAGATTGACGACGTCGCGCCCACGGACGACGCGGCGGCCGCCGCTGAAGACGTGGAGGCGCCCGTGTTCTCCTTGGATGCGGTCGCGGGCGTGCCCATCGCGGACACGATTAAGCTACCGGTGAATGTCGGCGACGCCGATCTCCTCGCCTTGCTAGATGGAGGCTCGACGCACAGCTTCATTGGCGAGGAGGCGGCGCGGCGCGCGGGCCTCCCGATCCAGTCCAGCCCCCGCATTTCGGCGGTCGTCGCCAACGGCGAACGCGTGGCCTGTCCTGGGGTCATTCGGAACGCAGCGTTCACCATCCACGGCGCAACCTTCCACACCGATCTCTTTGTGATGCCCCTCGCAGGTTTCGACGTGGTGCTCGGCACTCGGTGGCTCGGCACTATGGGCCCCATCGTCTGGGATTTCGCCTCCCGGTTGATGGCGTTCCAGCGCGATGGCCACCACTTCGCCTGGACGGGCGTGGCTTCACCCTCGACAGCGCACCTGCGCACCCTCGCCGCGGCCAGTGGGGCGCTCCAGGACGAGCTCTTGGTCGCCTATGAGGACGTGTTCGGCGAACCGACGGGCCTCCCACCTCCACGTGGCCGCGATCACGCCATCATCCTAAAGTCGGGCTCCGCTCCCGTCGCCGTGCGCCCTTACCGCTACCCCGCGGCACACAAAGACGAGCTGGAACGCCAGTGCGCCACGATGATCGTGCAGGGCGTAGTCCGCCGCAGCGACTCACCGTTCTCCTCACCGGTCTTGCTCGTCAAGAAGGCGGACGGCTCCTGGCGTTTCTGCGTGGATTACCACGCCCTCAACGCCCTCAGCGTCAAGGACGCATTCCCGATCCCCGTCGTCGACGAGCTCCACGGCGCCCGCTTCTTCACCAAGCTCGATCTGCGGTCGGGATATCATCAGGTGCGGATGCGGCCCGAGGACGTCCACAAGACCGCCTTCCGCACCCACGACGGCCTCTACGAGTTCCTCGTCATGCCGTTCAGGCGGTGCAACGCCCCGGCGACGTTCCAGGTGCTGATGAACAACGTGCTTCGACCACTCCTTCGCCGTTTCGTGCTTGTCTTCTTTGACGACATTTTGATTTACAGTGAGTCGTGGACCGACCACCTCCGGCACATGCAGACCATCCTCTCTGTGCTCCGTCAGCACCAGCTGTTCGTGAAGCGCAGCAAGTGCACCTTCGGCGCCCCCTCCGTCTCATACCTCGGCCACGTCATCTCCGAGGCGGGCGTCGCCATGGATCCGGCCAAGGTGCAGGCGATCCACGAGTGGCCGGTCCCTCGTTCGGCACGGGCGGTGCGCAGCTTCCTCGTCCTCGCCGGTTATTACCGGAAATTCGTCCACAACTACGGCGCCCTCGCCGCTCCACTGACGGCCCTCACCAAGAAAGACGGGTTGTCCTGGACTGCGGACGCCGCCGCTGCCTTCGACGCCCTTAAGGCAGCGGTGACAGCAGCGCCCGTCCTCGCCATGCCCGACTTCACCAAGCCGTTCACCGTCCAGTGCGACGCGTCCACCTCCGGGTTCGGTGCGGTGCTGGTCCTCGAGGGCCACCCCCTGGCGTTCTTCAGCCGTCCCGTGGCTCCACGCCACCGCGCCCTCGCTGCCTACGAACGGGAGCTGATCGGCCTGGTGCATGCCGTCCGTCATTGGCGGCCGTACCTCTGGAGCCGGCGCTTCGTCGTCAAGACCGATCACTACTCCCTCAAGTACCTTTTGGATCAGCGCCTCGCCACCATCCCCCAGCATCATTGGGTGGGCAAGCTGTTGGGCTTCGACTTCGCCGTGGAATACAAGTCGGGCGCGGCGAACGTCGTGGCTGACGACCTGTCATGGCATGACACGGAGGAGGGCACCGTTCTGGCCCTCTCGGCGCCTCCCTTCgacttcatcggcaagctgcatGCTGCGCAGCGCCAGGACCCGGCGTTCACTGCCCTCCATGACGAGGTCAGCGCCGGCACGCGCACAGGGCCCTAG